A single region of the Vicia villosa cultivar HV-30 ecotype Madison, WI linkage group LG4, Vvil1.0, whole genome shotgun sequence genome encodes:
- the LOC131599249 gene encoding polygalacturonase-like, with product MMKNMRIGIIISFLYLLADFVAAQSGVFEISKFGGKPNADITQAFTTAWNEACASTTAAKIVIPAGTYKMGLLEVKGPCKAPVEVQVDGTIQAPGNNADLKGAEQWIRFDDIDSLTISGKGVFDGQGAAAWKGASVAWKDKSHGKGSNKRAISLYFAYCNNTMVTGVTSKDSKYFHFMVLGCNNITFDAIKIIAPDESPNTDGIHMGRSNGVTIINTNIGTGDDCVSLGDGSQNVRVENVNCGPGHGISVGSLGKYPNEENVAGFIVKNCTLTETENGVRIKTWPDTPGKITVTDMHFEDITMNNVMNPVIVDQEYCPWNQCSKKNPSQIKLSKVTFKNIKGTSGTSEGVIIICSSGVPCDGVELNNVDLTFNGAPAVAKCSNVKPIVTGKAPICGASGSGSASASASASPLASPASDSASPSSSPASDSATSSPKKSSPKEEKEQKEQKEQKGEKEDDN from the exons atgatgaaGAACATGAGAATTGGCATAATTATTTCATTCCTATATTTGCTAGCAGACTTTGTTGCAGCTCAATCTGGAGTCTTTGAAATATCTAAATTTGGTGGAAAACCAAATGCTGATATTACCCAG GCCTTCACGACTGCATGGAATGAAGCATGTGCATCAACAACTGCTGCCAAAATTGTGATTCCGGCTGGTACATACAAGATGGGTTTATTAGAAGTTAAAGGTCCTTGTAAGGCTCCTGTAGAAGTTCAAGTGGATGGCACAATTCAAGCACCTGGGAACAATGCTGATCTTAAAGGAGCTGAACAATGGATCCGGTTTGATGATATAGACTCCCTTACGATATCAGGGAAAGGAGTTTTTGATGGTCAAGGTGCAGCTGCATGGAAAGGTGCTTCAGTTGCTTGGAAAGATAAATCTCATGGAAAAGGTTCCAATAAACGTGCAATT AGTTTGTATTTTGCTTACTGCAACAATACCATGGTCACCGGTGTTACATCTAAGGATAGCAAGTATTTTCATTTTATGGTTTTGGGGTGTAACAATATCACATTTGATGCCATCAAAATTATAGCCCCTGATGAAAGTCCGAATACTGATGGAATCCACATGGGAAGATCAAATGGTGTTACTATTATTAATACCAATATTGGAACTGGAGATGATTGCGTATCATTGGGTGATGGTAGCCAAAATGTAAGGGTTGAAAATGTGAATTGTGGACCAGGACATGGTATAAGTGTTGGAAGCCTTGGAAAGTATCCAAATGAAGAGAATGTAGCAGGTTTTATAGTTAAGAATTGTACTCTCACGGAAACTGAAAATGGTGTGAGGATTAAGACTTGGCCTGATACACCGGGAAAAATTACTGTTACTGATATGCATTTTGAAGATATTACCATGAAtaatgtcatgaaccccgtcatCGTTGACCAAGAGTATTGTCCATGGAACCAATGTTCAAAAAAG AATCCATCACAAATAAAGCTAAGCAAGGTTACATTCAAGAACATTAAGGGCACATCTGGAACATCAGAAGGAGTgattattatttgtagtagtggtgTACCATGCGATGGCGTGGAGTTAAATAATGTTGATCTCACATTCAATGGAGCACCTGCAGTAGCTAAATGTTCTAATGTCAAACCCATAGTTACAGGAAAAGCTCCTATTTGTGGAGCTTCAGGTTCAGGTTCAGCATCAGCTTCAGCTTCAGCATCACCTTTAGCTTCACCGGCTTCAGATTCAGCTTCGCCTTCATCTTCTCCAGCGTCAGATTCAGCAACTTCATCTCCTAAAAAGTCATCTCctaaagaagaaaaagaacaaaaagaacaaaaagaacAAAAAGGAGAAAAGGAAGACGACAATTAG